One window of Lytechinus variegatus isolate NC3 chromosome 2, Lvar_3.0, whole genome shotgun sequence genomic DNA carries:
- the LOC121409349 gene encoding muscarinic acetylcholine receptor M3-like, whose translation MDSTTFTSTTDHGQQNVTMTTQTTPAITTKATILFSIELSLSIMTVLLNALILRAYHIEKKLQTYPNRYILNITVSDMLVGFIMAIRSTTVLYNQWIFGHDLYHVFIGVQNTLLGVSVLGIIAICVDRYLATTYPLQHFQRRKRSIADIVNVITWLVSSAFWIPLVIVWNLVKPTEFTPIGRYKMNYNDNIYVVGAISVARIGIPVVLIITFYVRIHFRIKAARSKRLSGMFGRRARNTGDMHTSQSDDLDNCTSSAVRQGKKHEDGHNETTLSQFDLSLSDLKGMEFDEKSHQDKEGQENAINSQDVDSDSNQGNIKYHHDGIEDGEQQYQDSSDSQVDIDTEQQNTKQHQSDDVLEDEDYKNKDFDVEQPEFSGGHLDIDTDQENTKQRLENEEVVLADFSKNLPKQKKENVPSRRDISTRTIPSKHLQPKGNKAK comes from the exons ATGGATAGCACAACGTTTACATCGACTACAGATCATGGTCAACAAAACGTGACGATGACTACCCAAACAACGCCCGCCATTACGACGAAAGCAACGATACTGTTCAGTATCGAACTCTCCTTGTCAATCATGACAGTGCTCCTTAACGCCTTGATTTTACGAGCATACCACATCGAGAAGAAACTGCAGACCTACCCCAACCGATACATCCTTAATATCACCGTTTCTGACATGCTGGTTGGATTCATCATGGCGATTCGCAGTACTACCGTCCTCTACAACCAATGGATATTCGGACATGACCTCTACCACGTGTTTATCGGAGTACAGAACACGCTCCTTGGGGTGTCTGTCCTCGGTATCATCGCCATATGCGTGGACCGTTACCTGGCAACAACGTATCCACTACAGCACTTTCAACGACGGAAAAGGAGCATTGCGGATATCGTCAATGTCATCACTTGGTTGGTGTCCTCGGCTTTCTGGATACCTCTGGTGATAGTCTGGAATTTAGTGAAGCCCACGGAGTTTACACCTATAGGCAGatacaaaatgaattataatgacaatatttATGTTGTGGGTGCTATCAGCGTCGCCAGGATAGGTATACCAGTGGTTCTCATCATTACCTTTTACGTGAGGATTCACTTCCGAATCAAAGCTGCTCGTAGCAAACGTCTCTCTGGTATGTTTGGCAGAAGGGCAAGAAATACTGGAGACATGCACACCAGTCAGAGCGATGACTTGGACAACTGCACCTCTTCAGCAGTTCGACAAGGAAAGAAGCACGAAGATGGACATAATGAAACAACTCTATCACAGTTTGATTTGTCTTTAAGTGATCTGAAGGGAATGGAGTTTGATGAGAAGAGTCACCAGGATAAAGAGGGTCAAGAGAATGCCATCAATAGCCAAGATGTTGACTCAGATTCAAATCAAGGCAACATCAAGTATCATCACGATGGAATTGAAGATGGTGAACAACAATATCAGGATTCTAGTGATAGCCAAGTGGACATCGATACTGAACAACAAAACACCAAGCAACATCAATctgatgatgtccttgaagaTGAAGACTATAAAAACAAGGATTTTGATGTTGAACAACCGGAATTTAGTGGTGGTCACCTGGACATTGATACTGACCAAGAAAACACCAAACAGCGCCTTGAAAATGAGGAAGTTGTTCTTGCAGACTTTTCAAAGAATTTGCcaaagcaaaaaaaggagaATGTTCCTTCACGTCGAGACATATCGACTCGAACCATACCTTCAAAGCACTTGCAACCCAAAGGTAACAAGG CAAAGTAA